In a single window of the Halobaculum lipolyticum genome:
- a CDS encoding PAS domain S-box protein, with product MTPAEGDPLTVLLVVDDPAVREEVRAWLDDADHFQTRVGGGRDAFGDDFDVCLLDVAGLRGHADALAAARESSAADRPTVLTVPGDAADPDAALAALGDAAAHVDETLPAPIEWPVLDRRLRTLGRSRRLSAELAASRSRLQRLVRYLPDAVFVVRDGSVTYANPVAESLLGAEAGGLAERDLASLVPAVDRDAVRAMLEAATAAGRGGPVETVLARAVVRDADGGADDGPTGPHETGAVEPTGVDRVPVELAAIDVGDGEVQVIARDIRERRQREEQLALYRRAMDEATVGITIADHTDDEEALIYVNNEFKRLSGLDETEAIGSNPRMLQTDATDVESVARLRRAIDAGEEASVVLLNRRADGRMWYNALDISPIRDADGEVTHYLGFQRDVTERVARDQRLTVLDRVLRHNIRNRLNVVLGYTDHIEEALVTAGEAGTDDGNDGEHGDGENGDGDDGPVPGAIDLDTLRADAEHVRAAAADVLALSDSARRFREGVVDADDADPVDAAAVVEEVTARIAAGTEDAEIRLSLPDERICVAGAAPLSLVTEELVTNAVEHVDTPAIAVSLAVDGDEAVLTVADDGPGITSDSRTPLGYGSETPTEHGQGIGLWLVRWSVDAVGGTVAYESGPDGGARVVARFPAVEDCDGGRAV from the coding sequence ATGACTCCCGCGGAGGGCGACCCCCTCACGGTGCTCCTGGTCGTCGACGACCCGGCGGTCCGCGAGGAGGTGCGCGCGTGGCTCGACGACGCCGACCACTTCCAGACGCGCGTCGGCGGCGGGCGCGACGCGTTCGGCGACGACTTCGACGTCTGCCTGCTCGACGTGGCGGGGCTGCGGGGGCACGCCGACGCGCTCGCCGCCGCGCGCGAATCGTCGGCGGCCGACCGGCCGACCGTCCTGACCGTCCCGGGGGACGCCGCCGACCCGGACGCCGCGCTCGCGGCCCTCGGCGACGCCGCCGCCCACGTCGACGAGACGCTCCCGGCGCCGATCGAGTGGCCCGTCCTGGACCGTCGCCTGCGCACCCTCGGGCGGTCGCGCCGGCTCTCGGCGGAGTTGGCGGCCAGCCGGAGCCGGCTCCAGCGGCTCGTTCGGTACCTCCCGGACGCGGTGTTCGTCGTTCGCGACGGGAGCGTCACCTACGCCAACCCGGTCGCCGAGTCGTTGCTCGGCGCGGAGGCGGGCGGACTGGCGGAGCGCGACCTCGCGTCGTTGGTTCCGGCGGTCGACCGCGACGCGGTCCGGGCGATGTTGGAGGCGGCGACGGCCGCCGGGCGCGGCGGGCCGGTGGAGACGGTGCTCGCGCGGGCGGTCGTCCGCGACGCCGACGGCGGCGCCGACGACGGGCCGACGGGACCCCACGAGACCGGCGCCGTCGAGCCGACCGGCGTCGACCGCGTGCCGGTCGAACTCGCCGCCATCGACGTCGGCGACGGCGAGGTGCAGGTGATCGCCCGCGACATCCGGGAGCGGCGCCAGCGCGAGGAGCAGTTGGCGCTGTACCGGCGCGCGATGGACGAGGCGACCGTCGGGATCACGATCGCCGACCACACCGACGACGAGGAGGCGTTGATCTACGTCAACAACGAGTTCAAGCGGCTCTCGGGACTCGACGAGACCGAGGCGATCGGCTCCAACCCCCGCATGCTCCAGACGGACGCGACCGACGTGGAGTCGGTCGCGCGGCTCCGACGGGCCATCGACGCGGGCGAGGAGGCGTCGGTCGTGCTGTTGAACCGCCGCGCCGACGGGCGGATGTGGTACAACGCGCTCGACATCTCCCCCATCCGGGACGCCGACGGCGAGGTGACACACTACCTCGGCTTCCAGCGCGACGTGACCGAGCGCGTCGCGCGCGACCAGCGCCTCACCGTCCTCGACCGCGTGCTCAGACACAACATCCGCAACCGACTGAACGTCGTGCTCGGCTACACCGACCACATCGAGGAGGCGCTCGTCACGGCCGGGGAGGCCGGTACCGACGACGGCAACGACGGCGAGCACGGCGACGGCGAGAACGGCGACGGCGACGACGGCCCGGTCCCGGGAGCGATCGACCTCGACACGCTCCGCGCCGACGCCGAACACGTCCGGGCGGCCGCCGCCGACGTGTTGGCGCTGTCCGACAGCGCCCGCCGGTTCCGCGAGGGCGTCGTCGACGCCGACGACGCCGACCCGGTCGACGCCGCGGCGGTCGTCGAGGAGGTGACCGCGCGGATCGCGGCGGGCACCGAGGACGCCGAGATCCGGCTGTCGCTCCCCGACGAACGGATCTGTGTCGCCGGCGCCGCGCCGCTGTCGCTCGTCACCGAGGAGTTGGTGACCAACGCCGTCGAGCACGTCGACACCCCCGCGATCGCCGTCTCGTTGGCCGTCGACGGCGACGAGGCGGTGCTCACGGTCGCCGACGACGGTCCCGGGATCACGTCCGACAGCAGGACGCCGCTCGGCTACGGCTCGGAGACCCCCACCGAACACGGGCAGGGGATCGGTCTGTGGCTCGTCCGCTGGTCGGTCGACGCCGTCGGCGGCACCGTCGCGTACGAGAGCGGCCCGGACGGGGGCGCCCGGGTCGTCGCCCGCTTCCCGGCGGTCGAGGACTGCGACGGCGGCCGCGCCGTGTGA
- a CDS encoding alpha-amylase family glycosyl hydrolase yields MDADGDRDGSPGVDPARALADGGRPEWYRDAVVYSLDVKTFQDSDGDGWGDFRGLIDRLDYLDELGVDCLWIRPFYPSPLRDNGYDVADYRDVDDRLGSLEAVDALVEAADERGIRLITDLVLNHTSVDHEWFQRAREDPESKYHDYYLWTSHVEQAYNTSNIFPEYEDGVWSYDEVADKHYFHQFYNHQPDLNVANPDVQEELFSIAEFWLERGIDGFRIDAAHPMVLPKGHNAHRMDDPQWFFRELKRRAREVNDEAVLLAEADDEPDRLDFYFAGGEAFDALFNFVGNSHVTYGVGVEDTWPLYRMFEQIPDADPDGHVWWANFLRNHDEWNLLKLPHEALEHAREFFREGHGDGRDSWIFGRGHRLRLADLYDGDHDRIAMAHSLLLSLPGTPILFSGDEIGMHADLDLPERQAVRTPMRWDGDEPNAGFSTADPADLVLPVDGTGWPGVFQADVAGQRGVAGSLFERVADATAARADSPEVARGDCSIVHVDPKEVWAHRFDHDGTTLVAVHNFADEPREVTVDFDVAAGDAERVVGDADYRVGDGAATVTLDGCGYLWLRGRRR; encoded by the coding sequence ATGGATGCCGACGGGGACCGAGACGGGAGTCCGGGCGTCGATCCGGCGAGGGCGCTCGCCGACGGCGGCCGCCCGGAGTGGTACCGCGACGCCGTGGTGTACAGCCTCGACGTGAAGACGTTCCAGGACAGCGACGGCGACGGCTGGGGGGACTTCCGCGGACTGATCGACCGCCTCGACTACCTCGACGAGTTGGGCGTCGACTGCCTGTGGATCCGGCCGTTCTACCCCAGCCCGCTGCGGGACAACGGGTACGACGTGGCCGACTACCGGGACGTGGACGACCGGCTCGGCTCGCTGGAGGCCGTCGACGCGCTCGTCGAGGCGGCCGACGAGCGCGGGATCCGGCTGATCACCGACCTCGTGCTCAACCACACGTCCGTCGACCACGAGTGGTTCCAGCGCGCCCGCGAGGACCCCGAGTCGAAGTACCACGACTACTACCTGTGGACGAGCCACGTCGAGCAGGCGTACAACACCTCCAACATCTTCCCCGAGTACGAGGACGGCGTCTGGAGCTACGACGAGGTCGCGGACAAACACTACTTCCACCAGTTCTACAACCACCAGCCCGACCTGAACGTCGCCAACCCCGACGTGCAGGAGGAGCTGTTCTCCATCGCGGAGTTCTGGCTGGAGCGGGGTATCGACGGCTTCCGCATCGACGCGGCCCACCCGATGGTGCTCCCCAAGGGGCACAACGCCCACCGGATGGACGACCCGCAGTGGTTCTTCCGGGAGCTGAAACGCCGCGCCCGCGAGGTGAACGACGAGGCCGTGTTGCTCGCGGAGGCCGACGACGAGCCGGACCGGCTGGACTTCTACTTCGCCGGCGGGGAGGCGTTCGACGCGCTGTTCAACTTCGTCGGCAACTCCCACGTCACCTACGGCGTCGGCGTCGAGGACACGTGGCCGCTGTACCGGATGTTCGAGCAGATCCCCGACGCGGACCCCGACGGCCACGTGTGGTGGGCGAACTTCCTGCGCAACCACGACGAGTGGAACCTCCTGAAACTCCCCCACGAAGCGCTCGAACACGCCCGCGAGTTCTTCCGCGAGGGCCACGGCGACGGCCGCGACTCGTGGATCTTCGGGCGGGGCCACCGCCTCCGGCTGGCGGACCTGTACGACGGCGACCACGACCGGATCGCGATGGCGCACAGCCTCCTGCTGTCGCTGCCGGGGACGCCGATCCTGTTCTCGGGCGACGAGATCGGGATGCACGCGGACCTGGACCTCCCCGAGCGCCAAGCTGTCCGCACGCCGATGCGGTGGGACGGCGACGAGCCGAACGCCGGCTTCTCGACGGCCGATCCGGCGGACCTCGTCCTCCCGGTCGACGGCACCGGCTGGCCCGGCGTGTTTCAGGCCGACGTGGCGGGTCAACGCGGCGTCGCGGGGTCGCTGTTCGAGCGCGTCGCCGACGCGACCGCCGCCCGCGCCGACAGCCCCGAGGTCGCCCGCGGCGACTGCTCGATCGTCCACGTCGACCCGAAGGAGGTGTGGGCACACCGCTTCGACCACGACGGGACGACGCTGGTGGCGGTCCACAACTTCGCCGACGAGCCGCGGGAGGTGACCGTCGACTTCGACGTCGCTGCGGGCGACGCCGAGCGTGTCGTCGGCGACGCCGACTACCGCGTCGGCGACGGCGCCGCGACGGTGACGCTGGACGGCTGCGGCTACCTCTGGCTGCGCGGCCGGCGGCGCTGA